A single Tenacibaculum sp. Bg11-29 DNA region contains:
- a CDS encoding OmpA family protein — protein MKYIYLVSLLIVVSLFACKDKEQSKNIPNSENQIKTDSNNKEVKNNNVKNKIKTEFSWEKIPISTKDIGNFPFIKPPKGIIAKDIGSSSYSKKLNFSKLKMFSKTSNTTFNIEGKVEFMNFSTEDENANWEQYYFDKSINDYLESIGAIQVNKGGMTDVYYEKYWSDYDGEYTVKHNDRELIRMWVIKQVNKKIGVQIFKKRMAIVEEIEFKQTIVKFTADDILKEINAKGFATLQINFDTGKSRIKASSYDVISEIVKMMKVNSNLKISIEGHTDNVGDELSNMKLSKNRARSVLMAISDEDIDESRLKSEGFGQTKPVENNSTEEGKTKNRRVELRKI, from the coding sequence ATGAAATATATCTATTTAGTAAGTCTTTTAATAGTAGTTTCTCTTTTTGCTTGCAAGGACAAAGAACAATCAAAAAATATTCCGAATTCAGAAAACCAAATAAAAACGGACTCCAATAATAAGGAGGTAAAAAACAATAATGTTAAAAACAAGATTAAAACCGAATTCTCTTGGGAAAAAATACCAATAAGCACTAAAGACATAGGTAACTTCCCTTTTATAAAACCACCAAAGGGTATAATTGCTAAGGATATAGGTTCATCATCATATTCTAAAAAATTAAATTTCAGTAAATTAAAAATGTTTTCTAAAACCTCAAATACTACATTTAATATAGAGGGAAAAGTTGAGTTTATGAATTTCTCTACAGAAGACGAAAATGCGAATTGGGAACAATACTATTTTGATAAAAGTATTAATGATTATTTAGAGTCTATAGGCGCCATACAAGTTAACAAAGGAGGAATGACAGATGTATATTACGAAAAATATTGGAGTGATTATGATGGAGAATATACCGTCAAGCATAATGATAGAGAGCTTATAAGGATGTGGGTTATAAAGCAAGTAAATAAAAAAATAGGTGTTCAAATATTCAAAAAGAGAATGGCTATAGTTGAAGAAATAGAATTTAAGCAAACTATCGTAAAATTTACTGCTGATGATATTCTAAAGGAAATTAACGCTAAAGGTTTTGCAACCTTACAAATCAACTTTGATACAGGAAAATCTAGAATTAAAGCCAGTTCATATGATGTAATAAGTGAAATAGTCAAAATGATGAAAGTAAACTCTAATTTAAAAATTAGTATCGAAGGTCATACCGATAATGTTGGAGATGAATTATCCAATATGAAATTATCTAAAAACAGAGCTCGTTCGGTTCTGATGGCGATTTCTGATGAAGATATTGATGAATCCAGATTAAAAAGTGAAGGTTTTGGACAAACTAAACCTGTCGAAAATAATTCAACAGAAGAAGGAAAAACAAAAAACAGAAGAGTTGAATTAAGAAAAATATAA
- a CDS encoding PhzF family phenazine biosynthesis protein yields the protein MTEIDYYLVDVFTSLKYGGNQLAVFVDFENKVSAENMLKIARELNFPEITFIKKNHNNEKFDVRIFTPEYEVPFAGHPSLGTAFIISKYLLPKPKENITLNLKHSNISIYLSSINDVDNSDFVMEQAEPEFITTFKHQEIAEGLNLELDVLNIQKPIEEITTGLPYIIIPVINLEKINQIALDSRKVVAFLTQKKKYKTNSISGLTTSLFFVTEQTFEKSNNFNTRMFCIENENLIEDAATGSANGCLLAYLLKNKSSEISAIVEQGFQMERKSYIHLDGKLKNNKYTLKIGGQVVELSKGKWKV from the coding sequence ATGACAGAAATAGATTATTATTTAGTAGATGTTTTTACCTCATTAAAATACGGAGGAAATCAACTAGCTGTTTTCGTTGATTTCGAAAATAAAGTTTCTGCTGAGAATATGCTCAAGATTGCGAGAGAACTTAATTTTCCTGAAATAACATTCATAAAAAAAAATCATAACAATGAAAAATTTGATGTTAGAATTTTTACACCTGAATATGAAGTACCTTTTGCTGGTCATCCATCATTAGGAACAGCTTTTATTATTTCAAAATACTTATTACCAAAACCAAAAGAGAATATTACACTAAATCTAAAACATTCAAATATTAGTATTTACTTATCTTCTATCAATGATGTTGATAATAGTGATTTTGTAATGGAGCAAGCCGAGCCAGAATTTATAACAACTTTCAAGCATCAAGAAATTGCTGAAGGATTAAATTTAGAGTTAGATGTTCTGAACATACAAAAACCAATAGAAGAAATAACTACAGGATTACCGTATATCATTATTCCTGTAATCAATTTAGAAAAAATTAACCAAATAGCACTCGATTCACGAAAAGTTGTAGCATTTTTAACCCAAAAAAAGAAGTACAAAACCAATAGCATAAGTGGACTAACAACTTCTCTATTTTTTGTTACCGAACAAACTTTTGAAAAATCAAATAACTTCAATACTAGAATGTTTTGCATCGAAAATGAAAATTTAATCGAGGATGCTGCTACAGGAAGTGCAAATGGTTGTTTGCTTGCTTATCTATTAAAAAATAAATCATCTGAAATCTCAGCAATAGTAGAACAAGGGTTTCAAATGGAAAGAAAATCATATATACATTTAGATGGAAAATTAAAAAACAATAAATACACCTTAAAAATTGGTGGACAAGTTGTTGAGTTAAGTAAAGGCAAATGGAAAGTATAG
- a CDS encoding tRNA-uridine aminocarboxypropyltransferase, which translates to MQAEIKNPRIKCYKCMRPSSTCICKHIRTLQTKTRFIILMHPKEYKREKNGTGHITNLQLENSEVIVGVDFTNNTRVNEILTDEKTCSFLLYPGKDNFNLSTRKSTEINSFMGTNPYIFILDGTWPCARKMLKLSKNLQKLQRVSFDNKIKSKFIIKQQPESLCLSTIESVCTVLNLLKKGDLEQCDTKNFLIPFEKMIEYQLEYILNPNSKNYSTKANKEIIPKNRYKKNTQRNIILKQE; encoded by the coding sequence TTGCAAGCAGAAATAAAAAACCCAAGAATAAAATGTTACAAATGCATGCGACCTTCAAGCACGTGTATTTGTAAACACATTCGTACTTTACAAACCAAGACTCGTTTTATTATTTTGATGCACCCAAAGGAGTATAAAAGAGAAAAAAATGGAACGGGACATATTACGAATCTTCAACTTGAAAATTCAGAAGTTATTGTTGGGGTAGATTTCACCAATAATACCCGTGTAAATGAAATATTGACTGATGAAAAAACTTGTTCTTTCTTATTGTATCCTGGAAAAGATAATTTTAACTTATCTACAAGAAAAAGTACAGAAATAAATTCTTTTATGGGGACTAATCCATACATCTTCATTCTCGATGGTACATGGCCTTGCGCCCGTAAAATGCTTAAACTAAGTAAGAACTTACAAAAACTACAAAGAGTGAGTTTTGATAATAAAATAAAATCAAAATTTATTATCAAGCAACAGCCAGAATCTCTTTGCCTTAGTACGATTGAATCTGTTTGCACTGTATTAAACCTACTTAAAAAAGGTGACTTAGAACAATGCGACACGAAGAACTTCCTTATTCCTTTTGAAAAAATGATTGAATATCAACTCGAATATATTCTAAATCCAAATAGTAAAAACTATTCTACAAAGGCAAACAAAGAGATTATTCCTAAGAATAGGTATAAGAAAAATACACAAAGAAATATTATTCTTAAACAAGAATAG
- a CDS encoding MFS transporter, translating into MKKSEKILITSILSLFLGVLIFGPHFTIPLLISSSILSGCYIVGGLYFFNFQKNKLNILVGIILGSALGVFTFTLWLPVSIFRKVLVSINIIFSILLIGLWVYKKNDFNKKLKFIFLRSITIAVFTSFFAFSSVHFNVYRSLLLRMLTPDSSLSNNLLMFEKIDEYEEYMNLKKYDLAIVKANEAILCGKKWKNYDTLYYQDFSGAYEFLSNAYIDNGDEFFNKNDFKNALSNYIKADSILTHKEHKPKYVKSTESDIYWNRYNLLLTYNKLLDYKNYDSELDYLIDNYLKVKDTLDIDYHYILENASNNYYTRSYYSDAIDLNKASLIILNQDSLNNINSFKNTYIRLIKNYLITDSTETAKTYLKKYEKITSNNDCRYLFYKIRILQKENIKEALEVAKKACECFEQKNISSSLFFSNLLLLKLELENSNYKDFEKQIEITQDLISQTDNKKYNQSFVDELLGYYNSIKGNYIDSKKYYLKALNSSKNFEEVQKNSIKLKIAQINDELDINYDKNNLNLSILNFLSEYESTYPSTTAFHNDLGNINTGFNSKLSDSIFKVTIECHKNFGINKSSKLGVAYNDLATNQLHRKNYKKADSLYTIAIKKLDDFYGKQQNVNQLICYSNIIESKLNQKKYKEGLDFLKKAHFTKINCFSKEVTIYDAYLLNLEGDLIKYNDKNKSQSIEKYNQALNIARIYFNDNHRFVKILNNKTEL; encoded by the coding sequence ATGAAAAAAAGTGAGAAAATTTTAATTACATCTATTTTATCTCTTTTTCTTGGAGTTTTAATATTCGGGCCTCATTTCACTATCCCTCTATTAATAAGCTCTTCTATTCTAAGCGGTTGCTATATCGTAGGTGGTTTATATTTTTTTAATTTTCAGAAAAACAAACTAAATATATTAGTAGGAATAATTTTAGGCTCTGCTTTAGGTGTTTTCACATTTACATTATGGCTACCAGTATCTATTTTTAGAAAGGTTTTAGTTTCAATAAATATCATATTTTCGATTTTATTAATTGGATTATGGGTTTATAAAAAAAATGATTTCAATAAAAAACTTAAATTTATCTTTTTAAGATCTATAACTATAGCTGTTTTTACTTCATTTTTTGCTTTTTCTAGCGTTCATTTTAATGTTTATAGAAGCTTATTATTAAGAATGCTTACTCCTGATTCTAGTCTCTCTAATAACTTATTAATGTTTGAAAAAATAGATGAGTATGAAGAGTATATGAATTTAAAAAAATATGACTTAGCTATTGTTAAAGCTAATGAAGCAATTTTATGTGGAAAAAAATGGAAAAACTATGACACTTTATATTATCAAGATTTTTCTGGGGCGTATGAATTTTTATCAAATGCTTATATAGATAATGGAGATGAGTTTTTTAATAAAAATGACTTTAAGAATGCCTTATCTAATTATATAAAAGCAGATAGTATTTTAACCCATAAGGAACATAAACCAAAATATGTAAAATCTACAGAAAGTGATATATATTGGAATCGTTATAATCTATTATTAACATATAATAAACTTTTAGATTATAAAAATTATGATTCTGAACTTGATTATTTAATTGATAATTACCTAAAAGTAAAAGACACTCTTGATATAGATTATCATTATATTTTAGAAAACGCATCTAATAATTATTACACTCGCTCATATTACAGTGATGCAATAGACCTAAACAAAGCATCTCTAATTATCTTAAATCAAGACAGTCTTAATAATATTAATTCATTTAAGAACACCTATATTCGATTAATTAAAAATTATTTGATTACTGACAGCACCGAAACTGCAAAAACATATTTAAAAAAATATGAAAAAATAACTTCAAATAACGACTGTCGGTACTTATTTTACAAAATTAGAATTCTCCAAAAAGAGAATATTAAAGAAGCTTTAGAGGTTGCAAAAAAAGCTTGCGAATGTTTTGAACAAAAAAATATATCTTCCAGTTTATTTTTTTCAAATCTATTATTACTAAAATTAGAACTTGAAAACTCAAATTATAAGGACTTTGAAAAACAAATAGAAATTACTCAAGATTTAATTTCACAAACGGATAACAAAAAATACAATCAATCATTTGTAGATGAACTTTTAGGTTATTATAATTCTATAAAGGGTAATTATATTGACTCAAAAAAATATTATTTAAAAGCTCTTAATAGTTCTAAAAACTTTGAAGAGGTCCAAAAAAATTCAATCAAATTAAAAATAGCCCAAATAAATGACGAACTAGATATTAATTATGATAAAAATAACCTTAACTTAAGTATTCTTAATTTTCTATCAGAGTATGAGAGTACTTATCCAAGCACTACAGCTTTTCATAACGATTTAGGGAATATTAACACTGGATTCAATTCAAAACTATCTGATTCCATTTTTAAAGTAACAATTGAATGCCATAAAAATTTTGGAATTAATAAATCGTCTAAATTAGGCGTTGCTTACAATGACCTAGCAACAAACCAATTACATCGAAAGAACTATAAAAAAGCTGATTCATTATACACTATCGCTATTAAAAAACTAGATGATTTTTATGGTAAACAACAAAATGTAAATCAACTTATATGTTATTCAAATATTATTGAATCAAAATTAAATCAAAAAAAATATAAGGAAGGTTTAGATTTCTTAAAAAAAGCACATTTTACAAAAATAAATTGTTTCAGTAAAGAAGTAACAATATACGATGCATATCTACTAAATTTAGAAGGAGACTTGATTAAATACAATGATAAAAATAAATCTCAATCAATAGAAAAATATAATCAAGCATTAAATATAGCAAGAATTTATTTCAATGATAATCATAGATTTGTAAAAATACTCAACAACAAAACAGAATTATAA
- a CDS encoding ammonium transporter produces the protein MDSLIINNVWMMICTALVFFMHLGFAFLEIGLTRQKNTINILFKNIFIITVGLLLYSMVGFNLMYPGDFNGFIGFSGFGLSSPLTAIGSLDLTYNKGYTYWTDFLFQGMFAATAATIVSGAVAERMKILPFMIFTIIYVGFVYPIAGSWKWGGGFLQTLETPFYDFAGATLVHSLGGWAALIAVCLLGPRIGKFKNGKSQAIQGHNIPLATAGVLILWLGWFGFNGGSVLSADPEATSLTLVTTCLAAATGGVFAALVSTIMFKNLDLTMFLNGILGGLVAITAGADQMHPTDAVIIGAVAGIIIVFAVSFIDKLKLDDPVGAIAVHLICGVFGTLAVGFLGELASVTQFLSQLIGVVSYALFCLATSFIIIYTLKKTIGIRVSEIEELEGLDSHEHGMKAYPDFD, from the coding sequence ATGGATTCATTAATAATAAATAATGTATGGATGATGATCTGTACAGCACTCGTTTTTTTTATGCATTTAGGGTTTGCGTTTTTAGAAATTGGGTTAACAAGACAAAAGAATACAATTAACATTTTATTCAAAAATATATTTATAATAACAGTAGGGTTATTATTATACAGTATGGTAGGTTTTAACTTAATGTACCCTGGAGATTTTAATGGTTTTATTGGCTTTTCTGGGTTTGGGTTATCTTCTCCATTAACTGCTATTGGTTCTTTAGATTTAACATATAATAAAGGATATACTTATTGGACAGATTTCTTATTTCAAGGAATGTTTGCAGCAACAGCAGCAACGATTGTTTCTGGCGCAGTAGCAGAGCGTATGAAAATTTTACCTTTTATGATTTTTACAATCATTTATGTGGGGTTTGTATATCCAATTGCTGGTTCTTGGAAATGGGGAGGTGGTTTTTTACAAACTTTAGAAACTCCTTTTTATGATTTTGCAGGTGCAACTTTAGTGCACTCACTTGGTGGTTGGGCAGCTTTAATAGCGGTATGTTTATTAGGGCCTAGAATCGGTAAATTCAAAAATGGAAAATCACAAGCTATTCAAGGGCACAATATACCTTTGGCAACAGCAGGAGTATTGATACTTTGGTTAGGTTGGTTTGGTTTTAATGGTGGTTCTGTTCTTTCTGCCGATCCTGAGGCAACATCACTAACACTTGTAACAACATGTTTAGCTGCGGCTACAGGGGGTGTTTTTGCAGCTTTAGTTTCAACAATTATGTTTAAAAATTTAGATTTAACGATGTTTTTAAACGGAATACTTGGAGGTTTAGTAGCTATTACTGCAGGGGCTGACCAAATGCATCCAACTGATGCAGTTATAATCGGAGCTGTAGCCGGAATTATAATTGTATTTGCTGTTAGCTTCATCGATAAATTAAAATTAGATGACCCAGTTGGTGCTATTGCTGTTCATTTAATTTGTGGGGTTTTTGGAACACTAGCTGTAGGTTTTTTAGGGGAATTAGCGAGCGTAACACAGTTTTTAAGTCAGTTAATCGGAGTAGTTTCTTATGCTTTATTTTGTTTAGCAACTTCATTTATCATTATATATACACTAAAGAAAACAATTGGTATTAGAGTTAGTGAAATAGAAGAGTTAGAAGGTTTAGATAGTCATGAACATGGTATGAAAGCGTACCCAGATTTTGATTAA
- a CDS encoding P-II family nitrogen regulator, giving the protein MKKIEAIIRKSKFRVVKEALHEVGVNFFSYWDVTGLGNEKEGHVYRGVSFSTSDIQRRYLSIVVNDDFEEITIKTILDSANTGEVGDGKIFVSEIKDAYRIRTKEKGKNTLN; this is encoded by the coding sequence ATGAAAAAAATAGAAGCAATTATTAGAAAATCTAAATTCCGAGTTGTTAAAGAGGCATTGCATGAAGTTGGTGTAAATTTTTTTTCATACTGGGATGTAACTGGCTTAGGAAATGAAAAAGAAGGACATGTTTATAGAGGGGTTAGTTTTAGTACTAGCGACATTCAAAGACGTTACTTATCAATTGTTGTTAACGATGATTTTGAAGAAATTACGATAAAAACAATTCTGGATTCGGCTAATACTGGGGAAGTTGGAGACGGAAAAATATTTGTTAGTGAAATTAAAGATGCTTATAGAATTAGAACAAAAGAAAAAGGAAAAAATACACTAAACTAA